GCGTCCAAACCACAATTTAACTTTAGTCCAGGTACTTCTTCTGATTCCACAGCTCCAAAGCTTGCATTTGGCGCAGGTTCAACTAGTATAAACACTCCAAAAGATGCCGAGACAAAACCGGCAACTACATTCAATTTTGGCGTAGCATCAACTAGTATAAACACTCCAAAAGATGCCGAGACAAAACCGGCAACTACATTCAATTTTGGCTCTGCTCAGAAACCTTCTCCCGAATTAAATGGTGACAATCCTCAGTCAAAAGGTGATAGGCCAGCAGCGTCTAGTATCCCTTTCAAACCTAAGTTAACTAGTGGAACATTATTTGATGCTAACCCAGAAAGCAAACCCAACTCTACTTTCAGTTTTGGTGAAAACAAGAACAGCTCGGAGTTCAGTGTTTCCGACggtaaaagaaaacagtTAGCGCCAGCTGATCCTAAATCTAGCTTTAATTTCACTTCTTCTACATTCAGTACAAACACGACACAGCCAAACTCAGCCGTTGCAGTAGGTGACAAACCATCTGCATCGGCAGCTTCTGGGTTTTCGTTCAGTAGTAATGCAAATACTTCTAATGCTCCTATCACTTTCGGGGGACCCAACGCATCAAAAACGTTTGATACTAAAACACCAGGGGGTTTTGGTAGCTGGGGTTTAAACAAGAATACCTCTACACCAAACGGAAATCCTgggttttcttttggaacCCCGGGATCTAACAACAACCAGTCCAATAATCTTGCGCAAAATAGCACCAATTCTAATCAAACGCCAGGTAaacttttttcatttaatAGCAGCAAATTTCCATCGATCAACGAGCTTTCAAAACCAACTGGTTTTGCAACATCGCAGCCTGCACAATCTGCATCGCTTCAAAATAACAGCAACGGATTCAATTTTGCTGgcaacacaaacacaaccAATAATATGCTAGGAGCAGGTGTTGGTGGAAATGGGTTTGGAATGAATATAAACAATGGTTTAAATTCTTCTAGCACTGCCTTTGGAACAGTTATGAACCCAAATAATAGTGTTACAGGTGGATTTGGAATGAACAATAGTAACAGCAATAATAATGGAGGATTTGGCGGCGTTTCTAATAACAGTCAAAATGGATTCAACTTTGGAGGAAATAGCGGTCCTGGTTCAGCTGCAACTAGCAGGTCTACAACGCCGAATATTAACTTTGCTGGTCCAACCAGCAACATGAACCCAGCGgccattttcaacaatacaAATCTTACGCCGgatcaacaacagcagaTCAgcaacagaagaaaaatttatCCTCGTTCTAGGAGACGATAGTGTGTTCTATATAACAAGGTTTCACTATATACTACATCGCCTTGTAAAGTATGTAACTATCTATGTACCTAAATTACTGTAACTAATAGCAATATACTCACTGTTTACGTAAGTTATTTATGAGAAAAAGATCATTCTAGAATATATGTCAATGGGGTAGCAGCGAAGCTTCCAAAatttaaataaatatacaGCCAGCTATTAGGTTCAGAATGTTTTGCCCCCAACCTGTTTTATAACTGTATCTATCTCCATTACATACTCccaccaaaaaaaaaaacaaaaaaacaagcaaaatatccaatatGGCACCAATTGCACCAGAAGGTATGTTTTACATTTGCAGTGATTGCGGGATTACTGTCCGAATTGACTTATCTTAACTAAATACTAACAATTTTTGATTACTCCACATAGTTTTATGGGCACAAAGATCAAGCACATCTGATCCATTGCATAATATCATCTACCTTACAATCAACTTGAAGGATCCTGAACAATCAAGTGTCGAATTAGATATTAAGGACActtctttggatttgaaTGCAAAGAGTACTACATCTGACGAAGAGTACAGCTTACATATTGATTTTTACAAAGAGATAGATTCTTCATCAGTTCGTGAGGTTATTACTGGCTCTCATATTTTCCTGGTCTTGGTGAAGAAGGAACTACAGGAAGAATATTGGCCACGGTTGACTAAGGAAAAGCTAAAGTACAATAATATCCGTactgattttgataaatgggttgatgaagatgaacaaGATGGTGCTGATGACGAGAAGTTGGACCCTATGGCTGGTCTCGGGGGAATGGATGATCTGAGTGCATTTTCTGAAAACAATATGGACTTCTCAGAGCTTGCGAAACAATTCGGAGGAAAGGGTGGCTTATCAGCTGGTGATGCTGGATCTGATAAGTTTGGCGATTTGGCCAATGCAGAATTTAGCTCTAGCGGtgatgaagacgaagatAACGATAAAGAATCTAGCCATGGTCATGAAGAATAAACCTGTAGATTTGTTATATATGATGAATTGATACTCATGTAATTCATGGAGTTTGTATGTTCTAGTAATTTCATTGCCCAAATTGTCGGAAAAAGATTTTATACTATATATGCGATTATTAAACTTATATTAGGCATATTGGCTGTCCAACTTATGGTGGTGTGTATCGTAGCAGAAGCTTaaaatttagaaaatcTTTCGTTCAAATTTATTGCCTTTTGTAACAGTTGATCGACTTCGAACGGTTCATCGGTATCGTTAGATTTCATCTGCTCCAAAAGGTCgatatatttttctataacttttttttcaatctgTATTTTCTCTGATTCGGTTTGTAATATATCGTGCATACCAAAATCAtagattgatttcaagCCAAATAGTGCTATAGCAGTGCATAGAAATAGTGCAAAATAGCCCTTGGCCGTAAATCCATCAGGTAGGGGTTTGGGTTGGACATTTTCACCCTCTAGATTCAAGAAATCCTCTGCATTACCAGCGGCATTACCCTTTGTCGGAATACCTGCAGTTTTACAAATGTTCAGCTGATCGTCTGGTAGCGTGATATTAATTAAGTCTGGTGCTTCGACCAAGGTGAGAGCCAAACCCTGCTCAAGGTGGAAATCTAAATGGCAGTGGAAAAACCAGACACCAGGATTATTCGCCTTAAACCTCAGGACAAGAAATCCGCCACCTTCGACCATGACTGTGTCTCTCATCATTGGGAATGGCGGGAATGTTTGATTTTCGGGATTGTAGTGACTAGGTTCTTCCAATTCAGGTGAACGTGCAACAACTTGGAACTGGTGGCCATGCAGATGCATTGGATGTTTAccgtcatcttcattgttGACAACAATTTCTACTATCTCATCATGATTTAGAATGAAACTATTGGTATTAGAACCATAAATTCTGGAATCTTTTACCAAGTTTTCAGGTGCACTCAAGGCAGTCAATAGTGTGGGAACCTTTGGTGCAACATAGGTCacattattgaaaaatgcGTAGCTGATACCGTCACCTAAATTCTCCATGTGTAGAACTACTTCTATTCTGTGATCtggatcttcaaataaaggtttctttttcataGGAACCAAGTCCATATCGTCAATTGGATTGAAACTTTCTCTATCCGTTACCCAGTTTGGAATTTTTGGTTCCGGTAGAGCTCCATCATAACTCATATAGTTATAGGAATTTAATTCCAAGTCATCGGGAACAATATCTAGCATATCCTCATCCATCGCCgtgaaaatcaaaatattagAAGAAACATCTTCCCTAGATTTGgttttcaatataataGACATTCTTTGACCAACTGCCAAATATGCCATGGTTGCTGTCTTAGGGTGAGTGTAAACaccatcaacttcaataatatcaaattcGTATCCCGGAATACTAAAATATTGAGAAACCATAATACCAACATTAACAATTCGAATTAGATAAGCAGTATCGTAATCGATGCTGATTGTAACATTCCTTGAGTCGTTAAACAATATGTTTTGTGGTACAGGTTCGCCGCCTGTTGGGTTATATTTTGTCAATTGCTTTTTCACTAGCACGGAACTCGAATCATGATACCAGTCACTGATACTCCAACTTAACtctttatcaaattcatatAATGATTCCAACTCCTTATCATGAACAATTAAGAGCCCCCTCATACCATCACTATATTGTGCCCCACTATGACTATGATACCAGTATGTGCCTGCttgttcaacaacaaagtCGTACAGCATGGTCTCACCCGGACTTATCGGACATTGTGTGACGCCAACTGGACCATCCATATGAACTTTTcccttcattttcaaccCATGAAAATGCAAGGAGGTAGTTGTATCCTCAAGACTGTTCGTAAGGTGAACTTTTACCCTATCCCCTCTACTGACCTCAATCGTAGGCAGTGGCCACGAGCCATTAAATGAAATCACTTGTCTCTCAAACACGCCATCGGGGTTTGCATTGACATATTCAACATTGAAGTAAAATTCATGAACTTCGGATGCAAACGCAGTGGCAAAGCAGAGATACAAGTACCACAGGACTAGCATCGCAAGAAATAACTGAAGAGAAAGTATCTTCCAGTTAAGCTTTGTGAACAGTTTGCGTCTATTatcaggaaaaaaaaggagaaacaaaTGTCACTACTTAAGTTACAAATTGTTCCAACTCATTTTTAGCTTTGTGGTCCCCTTGCAGCAGCACACTCCTATCCACTGGAGTTTTATTTTCGCATCTCGCTCTCAATTTTACTCAATGGGGACAATTCGTCTCTACGATTAGTTTGAAATGTGATACTATTTTTATGAATAAACATTAGAATAGATATATAAACGTATATATactagaaaaaataaaaccaaGTGTTTCTCTAATTAAAAACACTGTTCTTAACGAGTAGCCATAGCCTTAGTAACAACTCTCTTTAATGCTAATTCAGCCTTTCTTAAGTCATCAGCAGAagaatcttcaatttctaaTGCTGCTAAAGCGTCAGATAATGCAGCTTCAATCTTAGCCTTAGAACCCTTCTTGATCTTTGCAGATAAGACTGGGTCAGTAACGGTACCTTCAATAGAGGTGACATATGCTTCAAgcttttgcttttgttcGTGCTTCTTGGagaattcttcatcagcCTTCTTGAACTTGTCAGCATCATCAATCATCTTTTGGATATCATCAGAGGATAATCTACCAATAGAGTTAGAGATGGTGATGTTAGCGGTCTTACCAGTGGACTTTTCAACAGCAGTGACCTTTAAGATACCATTAgcatcaatttcaaagatagCTTCCAAGACTGGTTCACCAGCTGGCATTGGAGGAATACCCTTTAAGTCGAATTCACCTAATAAGGTGTTTTCAGAACAGTTGACTCTTTCACCTTGGTAAACTGGGAATTGGACAGTAGTTTGGTGGTCTGCAACAGTAGTGAAAGTTCTTCTCTTGATAGTTGGAACAGTGGTGTTTCTTGGGACAACTGGAGCAAAAACGTTACCTTGCATAGCAACACCTAAGGATAATGGAATAACATCTAATAATAATAAGTCCTTAGTTTCATCAGAAGTGGATTGACCAGTTAAGATAGCACCTTGGACTGCAGCACCGAAAGCAACAGCTTCATCAGGGTTAATAGATTTTTCTAATTGCTTACCATCGAAGAAGTCTGATAACATCTTTTGGACCTTTGGAATTCTGGTGGAACCACCAACCAAGACAACTTCGTCAACCTTGGACTTGTCTAAACCAGCATCCTTTAAGACTTGTTCAACTGGAGTTAAAGTAGACTTGAATAAAGCAGAGTTTAAGTCTTCGAATCTTGCTCTGGTGATGTTAGCAGAGaaatcttcaccttcaaatAAGGAATCAACTTCAACGGTGGTTTGAGCAACAGAAGATAAAGTTCTCTTTGCTCTTTCACAAGCAGTTCTTAATCTTCTTAGAGCTCTAGCATCACCAGAAATATCTAAACCGGTcttcttttggaattcCTTCTTGAAATGTTCTAATAAGTTGGTATCGAAATCTTGACCACCCAAGTGAGTATCACCGGAAGTTGCCTTAACAGTGAAAACACCACCTGCAATATGTAATAAGGAAACATCGAAAGTACCACCACCTAAATCGAAAATTAAAATGTGCTTTTCGTGTTCGGACTTACCTGCACCTAAACCATAAGCAATAGCTGCTGCAGTTGGTTCGTTAATAATTCTTAGAACGTCTAAACCTGCAATAGAACCTGCATCCTTAGTTGCTTGTCTTTGTGCATCATTGAAATAAGCTGGAACAGTAACAACAGCCTTGTCAACAGCTTGACCTAACTTTGCTTCTGCAATTTCCTTCATTTTGGTTAAAACCATGGAAGAAATTTCTTGTGGAGAGAAAGTCTTAGTTTCACCCAAGTAAGAAACTTCAATCTTTGGGTTACCGTTGTCATCGACAACCTTGAAAGGCCAGGTCTTGATATCCTTTTGAACGGATTCATCAGAGAAAGCTCTACCAATTAATCTCTTTGCATCGAAAACAGTGTTGGTTGGGTTCAAAGCAGCTTGATTCTTTGCTGCATCACCAATTAATCTTTCTTCTGGGGTGAAAGCAACGAAAGATGGGGTAACTCTGTTACCTTGTTCGTTAGcaataatttcaacacCAGTAGTGTTGTCGTAAACTGCAACACATGAGTAAGTAGTACCTAAATCAATACCAATTGCACCAGCGAAAGTACCTTCAGACATTTCTAATTAAATGGAGATCTCTTGATAAcagagaaaagaaaaaagaagaagagttGAAGTAAGGGGAAAAGTAAAACAGATTTTTAATCAAGAGTTCAAAAACCAAGAAAAGTTTTCTACGAAAAACTAAGTGAAAACCCACTTGGAAATGGGCATCAAACTCGCAAATTGGTTCACTGGAATTGGGGAATTGGGGAATTGGGTCACTTGagtgaaaattttgaaaaaattttcagtatgccaaaaaaaaattcccCTCAAGACCGGGTAACTTTGTTTCGTACCGTTTTGggaaattcaaagattttgtttcttttttttttctttttttttttgtgcgttgttgcatttttgttttttgtctctttttttttgttgtgtATCGAATAAATTgtaacaaaagaaaaaatattttgaaggcTCAGTTCATCTCTGAATATAAGTGTTGATACCTCTCTCCCCTTCTTTCTAAAGTACAACTTCATGTTCAATTAGACGCTTGGTATATTCTATGTTTTCTATTTTactctctctctctctctctctctctctctctctcttttgtGCCAATAACAAATGATATCGCTTCTAGGTAAATCAGTAGCTTCTGCGATGTTACTTTCGGTCCACTAGGGGTGTTCAGGCTAAGGTCAAGCGGCGCAGTTGCTATGTCTCTTGCTACCACCAATGGTTCACGTTTATGTAAGATTTCCCAAGATTCCATAATAGGAGACAACGATTCTCTGTTGTTAATGCAGTTGTTGAAGTGTGGAAAATAAGTTTGCACGCAAGAGGAGGTGAGACAATGGTGGATTTCTATTAATTTTCCTGGAAGTATATGGTGATAGTTGACTTTCATAGTAATTGTGGAAATCCCCTCGAAGCAATAAGTAGTGACCCTTGGAACTGCAAACATCAAACTCCCAATTGCATTAAAAATGTGTTTGCATAGCGATTCCACTATATCAGGAGGCACGTTTTCTTGGACCATCAGGATGCAAGCTTTGATGGACCTCccaatttctttcaattgaaaatccaATTTGCTCTCATGATGCTTCACCTAAAATTCCGCAACTATCCAAGTATATACCAGGCTACTCTCGATGTATAAAATAGTCtgttttcccattttcaCAAACGTGGACACCATAACATTGCTGAATAAAAggacattttcaaaagaggACACGATTGTATAAACAATTATACTTTTATAGATGAGCCTCCTGTAAATGGACGAGTGGGAATATAGTCACTCGCGGAATTGGTTCCCCGATGATGAGAAGAatcatgatttttttttctcgtATTTTCAGGAATTGCGAGCCGTTTATAAATTTATTAGGCATCCCAAATATCACCTGCGGTCATCGGATATCACTCCAAATGTCAATATCTCCTTTGAGAATTGCAATGCCTTGTGTAGTTTACTTGCCATCATACCTCAGTGTTGTTCTACACTATAACAGCAGGTGCAGTTTGTTAACAGTTTCAATACCTTGAAGATATTGTATCCACTCTCATTTGTTTGTCTCCAACTCTTTATAGAATAGAACCGCATAATCAAAtttatttatcaaaatgGCGGGAGCTCCTATGGGAGAGATTATCTATTCAGCTGTCAAACCGGTTATTAGAATGTACATGATTATAGGAACAGGTTTTTTCTTGACGAGAAAAGGTTTGTTTGGTGTGACCGCCGCAAGAGCATGTTCTGATATGGTGTTGATGCTATTCATGCCAGCTTTAGTTTTCGATAAGATTGTTTCATATATCTCCATCTCGGATATCAAAACAATAGGAGtcatttgtttttgtgCTTTTGTTATGTATTCAATTAATGCAGTTGTTGCGTTTCTTATAGTAAGATTCACTCCGGTACCAAAGTCAAGGGAGGAGAGGTGGGTCGGCGGTGGGTTACTAGCCGGGATAATGCAAAATGTTTCTGATTTACCCATCTCTTATATTCAGGCAGTCTCGATCTTTTCtacaaaacaacaaaataaagGAACTGCCTATGTTATTATCTGGTTGGCAATGTATGTTGTTACCCAATTCAACTGCGGCTTATTTCAGCTTGTCAATTGGGACTTTGAATATATGGGACAAACATCTGGTGATGCAGAAAAAGGTGACCAGTTGTCGCATTCTTGCTCGGAAACAGTACAGAGTGACCAACCTGAAAAGTTTAGAGAAGAGaacgatgatgatgatgttcaTGACCAGAACAATTTGACTAGTAGTACAAAGACGAGTTTGAACTCAAGCGATAATGAAGACTTACAACAGCCAGTTAATAATAACCAGGCTTCAATGGAAAGACCTATGTCAGAAGTCTCATCACTCAATATATCCATAGATTCAGAGACAGGTATTGGTCAACCCACACATGGATCTACAAGTGCTGCCCATCGTATACAATCGCATCCTAGTGTAAGAACAAGAGCATCTTCAAAACAATTCAGTGAAAATTATGACCCAAGACCATTGACAGCTGTGAACTCTAGAATCTCACATCTTGCTAGAACACTTTCTAAAGGTAGTGCGATAGCTCGTATACCTTCTGCTAGGAGTATCAATACTAATGGTCCAAATGATTCCGATCATGAAGACATGCTTTCCTTGAACCAAGAGTTAATAAGGGAATATTCTCGTGTCCAGCCTTATAACCAAAAAATGAGCAAAACAATGAAGGTTGTTACCGAAACCAATTTAACAAGCCAGGATGTCAAGGAGTCCGGTGAGGAAATTCCATTTATTAAGAAATATCATTTGCATTATGTggtcttttttttggaaaacttcaaaaagCCCATGTCTGTCAGTTTGATTCTAGCTATAATAATTGCTTTGATTCCGTGGACAAAAGCTTTGTTTGTTAATGATGGAAAGGTCACGCTTAAAAATGCCCCAGATAAACAGCCTGCCCTCTCATTTATTCTCATGTATGCCGAATATCTTGGTGCACCGTGTGTTCCTCTTGGACTACTATTGATTGGCTCTGTGCTCGCAAGGTTGGACGTCAGTGTGCTTCCTAAGGGTTTTTGGAAATCTGCCGTTTCTCATACAGTGTTCAGGTTGGGCGTTTTACCAATCATTGGCATGGCATTTATTACTAGACTCAAAACAATTGGCTGGTTGACAGATCCAATGGCCATTTTTGTATGTGTCATGGAATTTGCTTTACCCAGTGCCACAGTTCAAATATATTTAACCGCTGGTGCAATGCGTCCCGAGGACAAAACCAGCACCCCCCTCAATTGTTTTGGCCTTTACTTAATTTTGCAGTATGCTGTTCTCGTCATATCCATGCccattgttgtttgttATTGTATCAAACATCCAATGGGGTTGTGAACGTATAATTGGGTcgttttttccttttttttttgatagTTTGCTTCTAACCGgactttttctttatagatttttctttaagCATTAATTTTTACTGTAACAAATACAAAGGGCGAGCAGCTGAGCCTTACATCCACTTTAATCATGAAAACTCTGTTTTGGTTTGTTGGACGGCCGTGCTTGGTATTTATTCCTTTTTCCCCTTCCTCAAGTGTTTGGTCATTATCCACACCGGCACTAAACGGCTCACATAGGTTTCGTCATAATTTATTACCTGGATATTATACTTTGAAAGAGGTACTCTAAAGAAGCACACGCTACCATACCTCTTCCGACTTACTCCGTTTATTTGAGCTCTTTTTTGGGGGATATCTGTATCCATCTAAATAGCCAAAGTGAAGAGCTGGAGACACTTAGTGAAAGCTTCCCCGAAGGGGAGATTCTACAAATTGAGACATCCAGTTCGTTATCTTATTAACAGATTACTAGGAAAGTCAAGTGACAAAGATAaggtttttttctttttactcAACAAGGAGCAACAACATCGTCAACTAAATTTACTGATTGATAGTTATCGAAATAAGAAGTCGAAGATGAGCAACTTTAACAGATCCACCAATGATGGAAGTATTCCATCTTTTCTCATGGGGAAAATTATGGGTGCTTATAAAAATACCAAAGAATCATCATATGTTAAATCATTATACCATGATACAACCCAAGCATTCAAATCAACTGATTACGCAGAAGGTATTGCAAATGAAAAGCCGACAAGATTGCCACCTGATACACAAATTTTCATATACCCTACTTTTGCGAAGCATGATAATGGAAAGTACGTAACCAGAGTGAAAGGTGTGGTATCTGCAAGTGGTTCGAATTCAAGAAAGAGCAGATTTCTATTGAGCATGGCCCGACGACTGATTAGATCTAGCGACCCGAGCGATGTAGAGACAACTATCTCCGAATTCAGAAACACAATATCAAACCCAGAAATATACAGGACTTCCAGTAATGATAAAAGAGAATATGATCAATGTTCTACTGTAAGTTCCAATTCTAATGACATCGTTAAACAGCGGATGCAAGGAATATTGGCTAAAGATATAGCTGATACACCGTTGAATATAACAATTGGTTCTGCTGTCCCTGTAGATAATATTGTGGGTGTCAATCTCACCAGTGATAGTTTTGGtatgtttcaaatttcAATCACTTCTCCATATAAACCTGAATACATTGCTGTATCATCAGTAATTGATCCTTCCATCATTCAAACCATGACAGTTGAAATTGTAGAATCTAAAGGTTTTAGCGTGATCACCGATATCGACGATACGATTAGATTAACGGGAATATTAGGAGACAAACGGGAAATATTCAGAAATTTGTTTTATAAAGATTTTACGAGCTGTGAAATCAAAGGTGTTTCAGAATGGTTTAATCAGTTACACGATGAATACAAATGTTCAGTGCATTATGTTTCTAATTCTCCATGgcaagttttcaatattgtcAATTCGTTCCTGTCTTTTTTCGAATTCCCTGTTACCTCTGTGCATTTGAGGCAATATAGTGGAAATTTGATTGCATCGTTCACACAACCTAGCGCAGAGCGTAAAAGGCCTTCCCTTGTTGCTTTGCTAGATGAGTTCCCTGAACGAAAGTTTATTTTGGTAGGAGATACAGGAGAACAAGATTTAGAAGCCTATCTTTCATTACTTTCTAACTATTCACCTCAGATAGTAGCAATTTACATGCGAGTTGTGCCGAAGTCCTTGAGCTCTCTTGGAAATGACGATATAGCattgaaagaattcaatgaaatgTTACAGGTACGGAAAAAAACTTGTTTGGCTAATAAAGTTGATCATTTGTTAAGAAATCCAACTGGGATTGATTCCAATGATGAGAAAAGTTGCTTTGATGGAACACATCCAATTCATGTTTCCGTCCCAGATAGAATGGTGAACAGGCGTCGCTCAAGCATCGACGCAGCTAAAACCACCATTGCAACCGCGGTGAAGATGACACGAGTAAGGAAACTTCCACCAATTGTTCCACGAAAACCAGATTCTCTGAGGGGCGA
The Pichia kudriavzevii chromosome 2, complete sequence DNA segment above includes these coding regions:
- a CDS encoding uncharacterized protein (PKUD0B04100; similar to Saccharomyces cerevisiae YNL209W (SSB2) and YDL229W (SSB1); ancestral locus Anc_2.41) translates to MSEGTFAGAIGIDLGTTYSCVAVYDNTTGVEIIANEQGNRVTPSFVAFTPEERLIGDAAKNQAALNPTNTVFDAKRLIGRAFSDESVQKDIKTWPFKVVDDNGNPKIEVSYLGETKTFSPQEISSMVLTKMKEIAEAKLGQAVDKAVVTVPAYFNDAQRQATKDAGSIAGLDVLRIINEPTAAAIAYGLGAGKSEHEKHILIFDLGGGTFDVSLLHIAGGVFTVKATSGDTHLGGQDFDTNLLEHFKKEFQKKTGLDISGDARALRRLRTACERAKRTLSSVAQTTVEVDSLFEGEDFSANITRARFEDLNSALFKSTLTPVEQVLKDAGLDKSKVDEVVLVGGSTRIPKVQKMLSDFFDGKQLEKSINPDEAVAFGAAVQGAILTGQSTSDETKDLLLLDVIPLSLGVAMQGNVFAPVVPRNTTVPTIKRRTFTTVADHQTTVQFPVYQGERVNCSENTLLGEFDLKGIPPMPAGEPVLEAIFEIDANGILKVTAVEKSTGKTANITISNSIGRLSSDDIQKMIDDADKFKKADEEFSKKHEQKQKLEAYVTSIEGTVTDPVLSAKIKKGSKAKIEAALSDALAALEIEDSSADDLRKAELALKRVVTKAMATR
- a CDS encoding uncharacterized protein (PKUD0B04130; similar to Saccharomyces cerevisiae YNL094W (APP1); ancestral locus Anc_2.193); translated protein: MSNFNRSTNDGSIPSFLMGKIMGAYKNTKESSYVKSLYHDTTQAFKSTDYAEGIANEKPTRLPPDTQIFIYPTFAKHDNGKYVTRVKGVVSASGSNSRKSRFLLSMARRLIRSSDPSDVETTISEFRNTISNPEIYRTSSNDKREYDQCSTVSSNSNDIVKQRMQGILAKDIADTPLNITIGSAVPVDNIVGVNLTSDSFGMFQISITSPYKPEYIAVSSVIDPSIIQTMTVEIVESKGFSVITDIDDTIRLTGILGDKREIFRNLFYKDFTSCEIKGVSEWFNQLHDEYKCSVHYVSNSPWQVFNIVNSFLSFFEFPVTSVHLRQYSGNLIASFTQPSAERKRPSLVALLDEFPERKFILVGDTGEQDLEAYLSLLSNYSPQIVAIYMRVVPKSLSSLGNDDIALKEFNEMLQVRKKTCLANKVDHLLRNPTGIDSNDEKSCFDGTHPIHVSVPDRMVNRRRSSIDAAKTTIATAVKMTRVRKLPPIVPRKPDSLRGEKVIKTLLDDDSVRVVKPSHEPVLNLSEGENRDHTTQLNNYDYENELIKGDIDDKRFILWKQRVQRVIDEVPEHIHFEFWKDASTAHASSIHLLVKELE
- a CDS encoding uncharacterized protein (PKUD0B04080; similar to Saccharomyces cerevisiae YKL117W (SBA1); ancestral locus Anc_2.455), with the translated sequence MAPIAPEVLWAQRSSTSDPLHNIIYLTINLKDPEQSSVELDIKDTSLDLNAKSTTSDEEYSLHIDFYKEIDSSSVREVITGSHIFLVLVKKELQEEYWPRLTKEKLKYNNIRTDFDKWVDEDEQDGADDEKLDPMAGLGGMDDLSAFSENNMDFSELAKQFGGKGGLSAGDAGSDKFGDLANAEFSSSGDEDEDNDKESSHGHEE
- a CDS encoding uncharacterized protein (PKUD0B04110), giving the protein MVQENVPPDIVESLCKHIFNAIGSLMFAVPRVTTYCFEGISTITMKVNYHHILPGKLIEIHHCLTSSCVQTYFPHFNNCINNRESLSPIMESWEILHKREPLVVARDIATAPLDLSLNTPSGPKVTSQKLLIYLEAISFVIGTKERERERERERE
- a CDS encoding uncharacterized protein (PKUD0B04120; similar to Saccharomyces cerevisiae YNL095C (YNL095C) and YOR092W (ECM3); ancestral locus Anc_2.192); the protein is MAGAPMGEIIYSAVKPVIRMYMIIGTGFFLTRKGLFGVTAARACSDMVLMLFMPALVFDKIVSYISISDIKTIGVICFCAFVMYSINAVVAFLIVRFTPVPKSREERWVGGGLLAGIMQNVSDLPISYIQAVSIFSTKQQNKGTAYVIIWLAMYVVTQFNCGLFQLVNWDFEYMGQTSGDAEKGDQLSHSCSETVQSDQPEKFREENDDDDVHDQNNLTSSTKTSLNSSDNEDLQQPVNNNQASMERPMSEVSSLNISIDSETGIGQPTHGSTSAAHRIQSHPSVRTRASSKQFSENYDPRPLTAVNSRISHLARTLSKGSAIARIPSARSINTNGPNDSDHEDMLSLNQELIREYSRVQPYNQKMSKTMKVVTETNLTSQDVKESGEEIPFIKKYHLHYVVFFLENFKKPMSVSLILAIIIALIPWTKALFVNDGKVTLKNAPDKQPALSFILMYAEYLGAPCVPLGLLLIGSVLARLDVSVLPKGFWKSAVSHTVFRLGVLPIIGMAFITRLKTIGWLTDPMAIFVCVMEFALPSATVQIYLTAGAMRPEDKTSTPLNCFGLYLILQYAVLVISMPIVVCYCIKHPMGL
- a CDS encoding uncharacterized protein (PKUD0B04090; Pfam Domains: Cu-oxidase_3(3.3e-59)|Cu-oxidase_2(5.5e-48)|Cu-oxidase(4. 9e-29)); this encodes MLVLWYLYLCFATAFASEVHEFYFNVEYVNANPDGVFERQVISFNGSWPLPTIEVSRGDRVKVHLTNSLEDTTTSLHFHGLKMKGKVHMDGPVGVTQCPISPGETMLYDFVVEQAGTYWYHSHSGAQYSDGMRGLLIVHDKELESLYEFDKELSWSISDWYHDSSSVLVKKQLTKYNPTGGEPVPQNILFNDSRNVTISIDYDTAYLIRIVNVGIMVSQYFSIPGYEFDIIEVDGVYTHPKTATMAYLAVGQRMSIILKTKSREDVSSNILIFTAMDEDMLDIVPDDLELNSYNYMSYDGALPEPKIPNWVTDRESFNPIDDMDLVPMKKKPLFEDPDHRIEVVLHMENLGDGISYAFFNNVTYVAPKVPTLLTALSAPENLVKDSRIYGSNTNSFILNHDEIVEIVVNNEDDGKHPMHLHGHQFQVVARSPELEEPSHYNPENQTFPPFPMMRDTVMVEGGGFLVLRFKANNPGVWFFHCHLDFHLEQGLALTLVEAPDLINITLPDDQLNICKTAGIPTKGNAAGNAEDFLNLEGENVQPKPLPDGFTAKGYFALFLCTAIALFGLKSIYDFGMHDILQTESEKIQIEKKVIEKYIDLLEQMKSNDTDEPFEVDQLLQKAINLNERFSKF